Proteins found in one Bremerella volcania genomic segment:
- the queC gene encoding 7-cyano-7-deazaguanine synthase QueC — protein sequence MAKVVAVVSGGMDSATLLYHMLDAGHACWAISVDYGQRHVKELDFARQLCEGVNVPHLIADLSAINPIFGNNSLSGREMEVPEGHYAEESMKQTVVPNRNMILLSVAIAWAASNQCAAVAYGAHSGDHAIYPDCRPAFADAMDAAARLCDWNPIELWRPFVHMDKGEIAKRGVQLGVPYEKTWTCYKGLEKHCGKCGACVERKEAFAANGLIDPTDYAD from the coding sequence ATGGCGAAAGTCGTGGCAGTCGTTTCTGGTGGGATGGATTCGGCAACGCTCCTTTATCACATGTTGGACGCAGGACATGCGTGTTGGGCCATTTCGGTCGACTATGGTCAGCGGCATGTGAAGGAACTCGACTTTGCCCGCCAATTGTGTGAAGGGGTGAATGTTCCGCACCTGATCGCGGACCTTTCGGCCATCAACCCGATCTTCGGCAACAACAGCCTTTCCGGCCGGGAGATGGAAGTGCCTGAGGGGCACTACGCGGAAGAAAGCATGAAGCAGACCGTCGTTCCGAATCGCAATATGATCCTGCTTTCAGTCGCGATTGCCTGGGCGGCCAGTAATCAGTGCGCGGCTGTGGCCTATGGGGCTCACAGCGGCGATCATGCCATTTACCCCGATTGCCGACCGGCATTCGCCGATGCCATGGATGCGGCCGCTCGGCTATGTGATTGGAATCCCATCGAGCTGTGGCGTCCTTTCGTTCACATGGATAAGGGGGAGATCGCCAAACGGGGCGTGCAGTTGGGCGTTCCCTACGAAAAGACGTGGACCTGCTACAAGGGTCTCGAAAAACACTGTGGGAAGTGCGGCGCGTGCGTCGAGCGAAAAGAGGCTTTCGCAGCGAATGGTCTGATCGATCCAACCGATTACGCTGATTAG
- a CDS encoding FHA domain-containing protein — translation MAYITLRIIDGADRGAVYEGLETPVSIGREEGNTLQLKDDRVSRFHLKIQEDHNKIVLTDLESTNGTRVNGEDIHLRILRHGDMIQVGRSVIIYGSESQIAVRLAALRKQQEEKEGNLPDDDRTHGPNDHEGESSLEFELNWNAQQDDLQAAIYSLQPPELPERLSPAQAAQLAELMDYVHIRIRHLLVSVEVNERTENVVLEMREWQNLLDLQSRLAMLLRSIGEPE, via the coding sequence ATGGCCTACATCACGTTGCGGATCATCGACGGCGCCGACCGGGGGGCGGTATACGAGGGGTTGGAGACTCCGGTGTCCATTGGTCGCGAAGAAGGGAACACGCTTCAGCTCAAGGATGACCGCGTTAGCCGCTTCCATCTGAAAATTCAGGAAGATCACAACAAAATCGTCCTGACCGACCTGGAAAGCACCAATGGAACACGCGTTAACGGCGAAGATATCCATCTCCGCATTCTCCGTCATGGCGATATGATCCAAGTCGGGCGATCGGTGATTATCTACGGCTCGGAATCGCAAATCGCGGTTCGCCTGGCCGCGCTCCGCAAGCAGCAGGAAGAAAAGGAAGGCAATCTTCCCGACGACGATCGCACCCACGGTCCCAACGATCATGAAGGAGAGTCGTCGCTCGAATTCGAGCTGAACTGGAACGCCCAGCAAGACGACCTGCAAGCCGCCATCTATTCCCTTCAACCGCCTGAGCTTCCGGAACGCCTCAGCCCCGCCCAGGCAGCACAGCTTGCCGAGTTGATGGACTACGTGCACATTCGCATCCGACATCTACTGGTGAGCGTGGAAGTGAACGAACGGACCGAAAACGTCGTGCTCGAAATGCGCGAGTGGCAAAACCTGTTGGATCTGCAATCGCGACTGGCCATGCTCCTGCGCAGCATTGGCGAACCCGAGTAG
- a CDS encoding ABC transporter permease subunit produces the protein MLRQTWRESRLLMLGCSIALFAFCWVRVWIVGRIDMSRFQGILEILRPEFENFSAVDFEQALTYPGRVAFTFTEPMVILLIVVWGIARGSDTVSGPLGKGTMEMMLSQPVSRFQYLMSKNLMTLFGAVVIAASAYAGLACGIENTTVKRENQPIKMQIPLVKIEVEVPFTRDANAPTRMPLSDFVDKEDMFPSALNLLGLGIFFGGFTTLMSSWDQYRWRTIAIAAAFLIIQLMLRVLSLSLEEMTWLRYTTIFSLYEPEVLVSYAINTKDGAWSFWFQKSQEEWRPGGLAYLSFLTGGGLAGFAGATWIFCRRDLPAPV, from the coding sequence ATGTTACGGCAAACTTGGCGCGAGTCGCGTCTGCTGATGCTCGGCTGCTCGATCGCGCTTTTCGCGTTCTGCTGGGTGCGCGTATGGATTGTCGGCCGGATCGACATGAGCCGCTTCCAAGGCATCCTGGAAATCTTGCGGCCCGAGTTCGAGAACTTCTCCGCCGTCGACTTCGAGCAAGCGTTGACCTACCCCGGCCGCGTGGCGTTCACGTTTACCGAGCCGATGGTCATTCTGTTGATCGTTGTGTGGGGCATTGCTCGGGGCAGCGATACGGTCAGTGGTCCGCTGGGCAAAGGGACCATGGAGATGATGCTGTCGCAGCCGGTCAGCCGTTTCCAGTATCTGATGAGCAAGAACCTGATGACGTTGTTTGGCGCCGTGGTGATCGCCGCGAGCGCCTACGCAGGGTTGGCCTGTGGCATCGAAAATACAACGGTCAAACGAGAAAACCAGCCGATCAAGATGCAGATCCCTCTGGTGAAGATCGAAGTCGAAGTACCGTTTACTCGAGACGCGAATGCTCCCACGCGCATGCCCCTCTCCGACTTTGTCGACAAGGAAGACATGTTCCCTTCGGCTCTGAATTTACTGGGTCTGGGGATCTTCTTCGGAGGCTTCACGACGCTGATGTCTTCATGGGATCAGTACCGCTGGCGAACGATCGCCATTGCAGCCGCGTTCCTGATCATCCAACTGATGCTGCGCGTGCTGTCCTTGTCACTCGAAGAAATGACCTGGCTGCGTTACACGACGATCTTTTCGCTATACGAACCAGAGGTCTTGGTGAGCTACGCCATCAATACGAAGGACGGGGCCTGGAGTTTCTGGTTTCAGAAGTCGCAGGAAGAGTGGCGACCAGGCGGACTGGCCTACCTGAGCTTTCTTACCGGCGGCGGACTGGCTGGCTTTGCCGGAGCGACCTGGATCTTTTGTCGGCGCGATCTACCCGCTCCGGTGTAA
- a CDS encoding ABC transporter ATP-binding protein, whose product MLKTHDLTKRYGSFLALDHANIEVARGECCGVLGPNGAGKSTLFRILMGFLRPTHGRAEIGGKDCQKAKKAVHSLVSYLPGDVRLFGEMKGKQVLDFFADIHPRGSRERSYATAKRLELDTSRRVGYMSTGMRQKLGLSIALATDAPMLIMDEPTTSLDPNVRGEVIRMIGQAHKSGRTVVICSHVLSEIEDICDRAIIMRQGKVVHDQCLQDLARQHSVVFQLMQPLPRVPEGIRNRVISARQHGHTVHLETEGELRDVMGWITQLPSTELKVTRMGLREVYDRFHAPVSEHAA is encoded by the coding sequence ATGCTGAAGACACACGATTTAACAAAACGATACGGCAGCTTTCTGGCCCTCGATCACGCCAATATCGAGGTCGCCCGGGGAGAGTGCTGCGGTGTACTCGGCCCCAACGGAGCTGGCAAATCGACCCTTTTCCGCATCTTGATGGGTTTTCTGCGGCCAACGCACGGCCGCGCGGAAATTGGTGGAAAAGATTGCCAGAAAGCGAAAAAAGCGGTCCATAGCTTGGTTTCTTACTTACCAGGCGATGTCCGTTTATTCGGCGAAATGAAGGGGAAGCAGGTCCTCGATTTCTTCGCCGATATCCATCCCCGCGGCAGTCGCGAACGATCGTACGCCACGGCCAAGCGACTGGAACTCGATACATCGCGCCGCGTCGGCTACATGAGCACCGGGATGCGGCAGAAGTTGGGGCTCTCGATTGCCCTAGCAACCGACGCTCCGATGCTGATCATGGACGAGCCCACGACCAGTCTCGATCCGAACGTCCGCGGCGAAGTCATCCGCATGATCGGCCAAGCCCACAAGTCGGGCAGGACAGTCGTTATTTGCTCGCACGTGTTGTCCGAGATTGAAGACATCTGCGATCGGGCCATCATCATGCGGCAGGGAAAGGTCGTCCACGATCAGTGCCTGCAAGATTTGGCCCGACAGCATTCGGTTGTGTTTCAGCTCATGCAGCCGCTGCCCCGCGTTCCCGAAGGAATTCGTAATCGAGTAATTTCTGCCCGGCAGCACGGCCACACCGTTCACCTGGAAACCGAAGGGGAACTTCGCGACGTGATGGGCTGGATCACACAGTTGCCATCCACCGAACTGAAAGTCACGCGAATGGGGCTTCGCGAGGTTTACGACCGATTCCACGCCCCGGTAAGCGAGCACGCGGCATGA
- a CDS encoding 4'-phosphopantetheinyl transferase family protein, whose product MIQLSTKPFPLPRPMRQLEIAQTELHLWRISFEEGLSGVDQLHKQLSEAEQVRASKFFRENQAQQYVVFHAALRDILARYLDVEPAEIAYEAGEFGKPNIIRGQAGELRFNLTHSGELAVVAVSIGMEVGVDIERIRKVRSFASMLQRCLSDAERKDLCAYPEADRFHQFLRFWTHKEAYLKTIGVGLRAPLDRITLDLQAPESRRVVNHFDIFPQSPVVRLMELAPCEGFVGAVGSTHGDSPEIKTFGWVSGR is encoded by the coding sequence ATGATTCAACTTTCCACCAAGCCGTTTCCTCTGCCGCGTCCGATGCGACAGTTGGAAATCGCTCAAACGGAACTGCACCTGTGGCGGATTTCGTTTGAGGAAGGCCTGTCGGGCGTCGATCAATTGCATAAGCAGCTTTCGGAAGCCGAGCAGGTGCGGGCCTCCAAATTCTTCCGCGAAAACCAGGCCCAGCAGTACGTCGTATTCCACGCTGCCCTGCGGGACATTCTGGCTCGGTATTTAGATGTCGAGCCGGCCGAAATTGCCTACGAAGCTGGCGAATTCGGCAAACCGAACATCATTCGAGGTCAGGCCGGTGAGTTGCGTTTTAATCTGACGCACTCAGGCGAACTGGCCGTTGTCGCGGTTTCGATAGGAATGGAAGTGGGCGTCGATATCGAACGCATCCGCAAAGTTCGCAGCTTCGCTAGCATGCTCCAGCGTTGCCTTTCGGACGCTGAGCGGAAAGACCTTTGTGCTTACCCGGAAGCGGATCGATTCCACCAATTTCTCCGGTTCTGGACCCACAAAGAGGCCTACCTGAAGACCATCGGAGTCGGGCTGCGGGCACCCCTGGATCGCATAACTCTGGATCTTCAAGCTCCTGAGTCGCGTCGGGTTGTGAACCATTTCGACATCTTCCCGCAATCTCCGGTCGTTCGTTTGATGGAACTGGCACCCTGTGAAGGGTTTGTCGGGGCCGTCGGTTCGACTCATGGAGACTCGCCAGAGATCAAAACGTTCGGTTGGGTGAGTGGTCGATAG
- a CDS encoding WD40 repeat domain-containing protein → MPALRIWLAILIASPAIVMAEEATADSTENVSYYRDVRPILQANCQGCHQPAKQGGDYLMTDHQSLLTGGESGSAAIVAGDPAASYLVELITPVDGKAEMPKGKPPLSEADQKIILNWILQGAKDDTPDSAKDKYDAEHPPSYVRPPVLTSVAFSPDGQLLAVSGYHEVLLQKADGSGIAGRLVGMSERIESLAFSPDGTKLAVAGGSPGRLGELQLWNVADQKLAYSVPVSYDNVYGVSWSPDGKLIAIGCGDNSVRGFDANSGKQVFFNGAHEDWALDTVFSKDGSHLVSVSRDMAVKLYEVKTQRFVDNVTSITPGALKGGINAVARYPGEDQVLIGGADGVPKIYRLFREKARKIGDDFNKIKDFPEMPGRIYDVAFTSDAAKAVACSSLDGAGHVHVFTVADGKKVLELEGPLHAVYSISIAPDNKRIASVGFDGEVLLHDLETGKRLQQFPAVPITPQTASNQ, encoded by the coding sequence ATGCCTGCATTGCGTATATGGCTGGCCATTTTGATCGCATCCCCAGCGATCGTCATGGCGGAAGAAGCAACTGCTGACTCCACTGAGAACGTCAGCTACTACCGCGACGTGCGCCCCATCCTGCAAGCTAATTGCCAGGGATGTCACCAGCCGGCAAAACAGGGAGGCGATTACCTGATGACCGATCACCAGTCGTTGCTGACCGGTGGGGAATCGGGCTCTGCGGCGATCGTCGCTGGTGATCCGGCGGCGAGCTACCTGGTGGAACTGATCACACCGGTCGATGGCAAAGCCGAGATGCCCAAAGGCAAGCCTCCCCTTTCCGAAGCCGACCAGAAGATCATTCTCAACTGGATCCTCCAGGGAGCCAAAGACGACACGCCTGATTCGGCGAAGGATAAGTACGACGCCGAACATCCCCCGAGCTACGTCCGTCCCCCGGTACTTACCAGCGTGGCCTTCTCGCCGGATGGTCAGTTGCTGGCCGTTTCCGGCTATCACGAAGTGCTGCTGCAGAAAGCCGATGGCAGTGGTATCGCTGGTCGATTGGTTGGCATGTCGGAACGGATCGAATCACTGGCGTTCTCCCCGGACGGAACCAAACTTGCCGTTGCCGGCGGCTCTCCTGGTCGACTGGGAGAACTGCAATTATGGAACGTGGCCGATCAGAAGTTGGCCTACTCGGTTCCCGTTTCCTACGACAACGTCTACGGCGTGAGTTGGTCCCCCGACGGGAAACTGATTGCCATTGGCTGTGGAGACAATTCGGTCCGCGGATTCGACGCAAATAGCGGCAAACAAGTTTTCTTCAACGGTGCCCATGAAGACTGGGCTTTGGATACGGTCTTCTCGAAGGATGGAAGCCATCTCGTTTCGGTCAGTCGAGATATGGCCGTGAAGTTGTACGAAGTCAAAACGCAGCGTTTCGTCGACAACGTCACCAGCATCACGCCCGGTGCGCTCAAAGGGGGCATTAACGCGGTTGCCCGTTATCCTGGCGAAGACCAGGTTCTGATCGGCGGGGCGGACGGGGTTCCCAAAATCTATCGGCTGTTCCGTGAGAAGGCCCGCAAGATTGGGGACGACTTCAACAAGATCAAAGACTTTCCTGAAATGCCTGGCCGGATTTACGACGTGGCTTTTACTTCCGATGCCGCCAAGGCCGTCGCATGTAGCAGCCTCGACGGCGCAGGGCATGTCCACGTGTTTACTGTTGCCGACGGCAAGAAGGTGCTGGAACTGGAAGGCCCGCTGCATGCGGTCTACTCGATCAGCATCGCCCCCGATAACAAGCGGATAGCGTCGGTTGGGTTCGATGGAGAAGTGCTCTTGCACGACCTGGAGACAGGCAAGCGTTTGCAGCAATTCCCGGCCGTTCCCATCACGCCCCAGACAGCCTCGAACCAATAA
- a CDS encoding DUF1549 domain-containing protein, with protein MNLKPILVCLVLLGVTSASIAADSDNKIPPGKTIQRIVVFPEKVSLKGPFAYAQILITAELENGEQVDLTRSAKRTDNWDAVSITPRGLVTPNKDAVGELVFHVAGQELKVPVEVKDSHADYEADFIRDVTPAMSKMGCNQGTCHGAKDGKNGFKLSLRGYDPTYDHRALVDDIAGRRFNRAVPDQSLMLLKTSGVVPHVGGQLTKPGERRYEILKNWIAGGVKLNLDSPKVEKIAIYPANPTVPLPGMSQQFAVYATLTDGQVVDVTADAFIESGDIEVATADQDGVLKLLRRGEAPVLARYDGAYDATTVTVMGDRTGFEWVQQPQQNYIDKLVDEKLQRVNVQSSGLCTDDQFVRRIYLDLTGLPPTADQARAFLDDKRPSQEKREALIDHLIGSGPYVEYWTNKWCDLLQVNQKYLGDPGVHALRNWIKDSIASNKPYDQMVYEILTASGSTIDHPASAYYKILRTPEDTMENTTQLFLAVRFNCNKCHDHPFERWTQNQYYNLSAFFAQIGRKEDKRFAGQRIGGSAVEGATPLVEVIYDTGSGEVKHQLTGKVTPPEFPYQADLVEDEGTRREELAEWLTDPSNQYFASSYVNRMWGYLLGRGIIEPIDDIRAGNPPTNPMLLEALTHSFIDSGFNTRHIVREICRSRTYQQAIATNKWNEDDAINFSHAVPRRLPAEVLFDSIHQVTGSNYNLPQLPSGFRAAQLPGTDVNIPFLDDFGKPARESSCECERATGVMLGPVMKLVNGPVISNAIADKNNALTKLATEVTDDRALIDEIFLRFLGRHASDDEVKLGIELMNEPTPDLEVAQKALDEHRQQLMAKMPQWEASLGRIASWTPLTMLEGTSKAGVKFEKKEDESILATGPVTKDQYEVVYQIAAGPLTGLRLEAMPDDSLPSKGPGRAQNGNFVLNELKAQVQLADGSEGPEVSFHRAEATFSQENWDVRGAVDGTPGSGWAVSPRFGEQHTALFEVDGDVTIPEGAKLVVRMDQQYQDSTHLLGRFRLSATSSERPVRLENNLPADIRQIIAKPADQRSEEETQKLVSMYISGDALLKDLEAKLNQARALDENRRLAGLQDLAWALINSPAFLFNR; from the coding sequence ATGAATCTTAAGCCCATCCTTGTTTGTCTCGTCTTGCTTGGCGTCACCTCGGCTAGCATCGCGGCAGACTCGGACAATAAGATCCCGCCAGGGAAGACCATTCAGCGAATCGTCGTCTTCCCCGAGAAGGTCTCGCTCAAGGGACCTTTCGCCTACGCGCAGATCCTGATTACCGCCGAACTCGAAAACGGAGAGCAGGTCGACCTGACCCGTAGCGCGAAACGAACCGACAACTGGGACGCGGTCAGCATCACGCCTCGTGGCCTGGTCACGCCCAACAAGGACGCCGTCGGCGAGTTGGTCTTTCATGTTGCAGGACAAGAGTTGAAAGTGCCGGTTGAGGTGAAGGATTCTCACGCGGACTACGAGGCCGATTTCATCCGAGACGTCACTCCAGCGATGAGCAAGATGGGTTGCAACCAAGGCACGTGTCACGGCGCGAAGGATGGCAAGAACGGCTTCAAACTGTCGCTACGTGGTTACGATCCGACCTACGATCATCGAGCGCTGGTCGACGACATCGCTGGCCGTCGTTTCAACCGAGCCGTGCCCGATCAAAGCCTGATGCTGCTGAAGACCTCCGGCGTCGTTCCTCATGTCGGTGGCCAATTGACCAAGCCTGGCGAGCGAAGATATGAGATCTTGAAGAACTGGATCGCTGGTGGCGTGAAGTTGAATCTCGATTCTCCTAAGGTCGAGAAGATCGCCATCTATCCTGCCAACCCCACCGTGCCGCTGCCTGGCATGTCGCAGCAGTTCGCCGTATATGCCACGCTGACCGATGGTCAGGTCGTGGATGTGACGGCGGATGCGTTTATCGAAAGTGGCGATATCGAAGTCGCCACCGCCGACCAGGATGGGGTGCTGAAACTTCTGCGTCGCGGCGAAGCCCCCGTGCTGGCCCGCTATGACGGTGCCTACGACGCCACCACGGTTACCGTGATGGGGGATCGCACCGGCTTCGAGTGGGTCCAGCAGCCACAGCAAAACTACATCGACAAGTTGGTCGACGAAAAGCTGCAGCGTGTGAACGTGCAATCTTCCGGCCTGTGCACCGACGACCAGTTCGTTCGCCGAATTTACCTCGACCTCACCGGCCTTCCCCCGACGGCCGATCAGGCCCGGGCATTCCTGGACGATAAACGTCCGTCGCAAGAGAAACGGGAGGCGCTCATCGATCATTTGATCGGCAGCGGGCCTTATGTCGAGTACTGGACCAATAAGTGGTGCGACCTGCTGCAGGTCAACCAGAAGTACCTCGGCGATCCTGGGGTGCATGCGCTGCGAAACTGGATCAAAGACTCGATCGCGTCCAACAAACCGTACGACCAGATGGTATACGAAATCTTGACCGCTTCCGGCTCGACCATCGATCACCCGGCCAGCGCCTACTACAAGATTCTTCGCACTCCAGAAGACACGATGGAGAACACCACGCAGTTGTTCCTGGCGGTTCGCTTCAACTGCAACAAGTGCCACGATCACCCATTCGAGCGTTGGACCCAGAACCAGTATTACAACCTGTCGGCTTTCTTCGCGCAGATTGGGCGAAAGGAAGACAAGCGTTTCGCCGGCCAGCGGATTGGTGGTTCGGCGGTGGAAGGAGCGACGCCACTGGTCGAGGTGATTTACGACACCGGCAGCGGCGAAGTGAAGCACCAACTGACCGGCAAGGTGACTCCTCCGGAGTTCCCTTACCAAGCCGATCTGGTGGAAGACGAAGGGACGCGGCGCGAGGAGTTGGCCGAGTGGCTGACCGATCCGTCGAACCAATACTTCGCGTCAAGTTACGTCAATCGCATGTGGGGCTACTTGCTGGGACGCGGCATCATCGAGCCTATCGACGACATCCGAGCTGGTAACCCGCCCACCAACCCGATGCTGCTGGAAGCGTTGACCCACAGCTTCATCGACAGTGGTTTCAACACGCGGCATATCGTCCGCGAAATCTGTCGTTCGCGAACTTATCAGCAAGCGATTGCGACCAACAAGTGGAACGAGGACGACGCGATCAACTTCTCCCATGCCGTGCCGCGAAGATTGCCGGCGGAAGTGTTGTTCGATTCAATCCATCAAGTGACCGGCAGCAATTACAACTTGCCGCAACTTCCCAGTGGTTTCCGCGCCGCTCAATTGCCAGGCACCGATGTGAACATTCCATTTCTGGATGACTTCGGCAAACCGGCTCGCGAGAGTTCGTGCGAATGCGAACGAGCCACCGGCGTAATGCTGGGCCCCGTGATGAAACTGGTCAACGGTCCCGTGATCAGCAATGCCATTGCCGACAAGAATAACGCCCTGACAAAGCTGGCGACCGAAGTGACCGACGATCGCGCCTTGATCGATGAGATCTTCCTACGCTTTCTTGGTCGGCATGCCAGCGACGATGAAGTGAAGCTGGGGATCGAACTGATGAACGAGCCGACGCCTGACCTCGAAGTCGCCCAGAAAGCTCTGGACGAGCATCGTCAGCAACTGATGGCCAAGATGCCGCAGTGGGAAGCTTCGCTCGGACGCATTGCCAGTTGGACACCTCTGACCATGCTCGAAGGTACTTCCAAGGCGGGCGTGAAATTCGAGAAGAAAGAAGACGAGTCGATCTTGGCGACCGGCCCCGTCACCAAGGACCAGTACGAAGTGGTCTACCAGATCGCTGCCGGTCCACTCACCGGTTTGCGCTTGGAAGCGATGCCGGACGATTCCCTGCCGTCCAAGGGACCGGGGCGAGCCCAAAACGGGAACTTCGTTTTGAACGAACTCAAAGCCCAGGTGCAGCTTGCCGATGGAAGCGAAGGCCCGGAAGTTTCCTTCCATCGTGCTGAAGCGACCTTTTCTCAGGAAAACTGGGATGTTCGCGGCGCGGTCGACGGCACCCCCGGAAGTGGCTGGGCGGTGAGTCCGCGTTTCGGTGAACAACATACGGCCCTGTTTGAAGTCGACGGGGACGTGACGATCCCCGAAGGCGCTAAACTGGTGGTGCGGATGGACCAGCAGTACCAGGACAGCACCCATCTTTTGGGACGTTTCCGCCTGTCGGCGACTTCCAGCGAGCGACCCGTGCGGCTGGAAAACAACCTGCCGGCCGACATCCGCCAGATCATCGCCAAGCCGGCCGACCAGCGGAGCGAGGAAGAAACGCAGAAGCTGGTTTCGATGTATATCTCCGGCGACGCCCTACTGAAGGACCTGGAAGCGAAGCTGAATCAGGCCCGGGCGCTCGACGAGAATCGACGATTAGCCGGTCTGCAAGACCTGGCTTGGGCACTGATCAACAGTCCTGCCTTTTTGTTCAATCGCTAA
- a CDS encoding acyl carrier protein, with translation MTAEPSGPSGDAPKSAEEIQDWIIDYLAKELDTSPNSIDPSATFDSFALDSATAIGMTGDMENWLGKRIDPTIVYDYPTIEEFSSYLAGEK, from the coding sequence ATGACAGCCGAGCCATCCGGACCTTCCGGCGATGCGCCTAAGTCCGCGGAAGAAATCCAAGACTGGATTATCGATTATCTTGCCAAAGAGTTGGATACGAGTCCCAACTCGATTGACCCAAGCGCTACCTTCGATTCCTTCGCCCTCGATTCGGCCACGGCCATTGGAATGACCGGCGATATGGAAAACTGGCTCGGGAAACGGATTGATCCGACGATCGTTTACGATTACCCCACGATCGAAGAGTTCTCCAGCTATCTGGCGGGCGAGAAGTAA